A DNA window from Bacteroides cellulosilyticus contains the following coding sequences:
- a CDS encoding endo-1,4-beta-xylanase, translating into MKLNKIILPVMACALTLSGCYDEKMEWGKPDGHGDVNISDIPLALKEKLANYDYIKAYAKQYAPHMTIGLGLGADQYISDPQYKQVADDNFQLFTTGNAMKHQAVVKSDGSLDFTTIDAFLQAVPTDIKIYGHNFLWHTQQNQNYLKSLIAPTMKVESSGGVANILSGDATDFNGGTTGGWGSWGSNKDSQTIEEGAGSDGTPCMVLKNLGDGNAWEAQCGYTLSDFLQVGKTYMIKFKAKSTSGAGYLQFQYQNGTTYGSQGGYNDFNIGTDWNDFEYEFTPDYEDINRIILNFGKVGATYYIDDIQFGLKVEDPMTNVLSGDNSDFEGGTKGSWGSWGNNSTTSVSASGEGYNSNYCIVLVNPTDGSDYYAAQLAYTFDDPLKVGETYVIQFYAKTSLTGAGVQFATQNSNDYSGEGYHAIPLSSEWVLCEHEYTCSKEGINRILINFGKNAATFYLDNIKFGVKKATARALTRGTSITYVPKSAEEKKAALLSAMEAWIKGMAQHPGMERVTEWDVINEPIGDNSKWRGFDNTFMDGDSAPVENEESGLTLNWGNEAGNGHFYWGYYIGKEYATKAFEYARKYCSTGTKLYVNDYNLESSPNKLAALIDFVQYIEDNGQEVDGIGTQMHVSSSITKDQVDAMFKTMAATGKLIRVTELDVQVGTTTPSAEQLATQAEVYQMIFDSYRINVPQAQQSGITIWTLTDSKKEHEYWLPNDAPNLFDANYERKHAYKGVCDGIAGKDISEDFSGDDWKNAYETEGEETPAE; encoded by the coding sequence ATGAAACTAAATAAAATCATTCTTCCGGTAATGGCTTGTGCACTGACATTGAGCGGCTGTTACGACGAAAAGATGGAATGGGGCAAACCCGACGGCCACGGTGACGTCAACATCTCCGATATTCCCCTCGCATTGAAAGAGAAACTGGCAAACTATGATTATATCAAAGCGTACGCCAAACAGTATGCACCGCATATGACCATCGGCCTCGGTTTAGGTGCCGACCAGTACATTAGCGATCCACAATACAAGCAGGTGGCTGACGATAACTTCCAGTTGTTTACAACTGGCAATGCTATGAAACATCAGGCTGTAGTAAAGTCTGACGGTAGCCTTGACTTCACCACTATAGACGCATTTCTGCAAGCTGTACCCACCGACATAAAAATCTACGGGCATAACTTCCTATGGCATACCCAGCAGAATCAGAATTATTTGAAGTCGCTCATTGCTCCTACCATGAAAGTGGAAAGCAGCGGAGGCGTTGCCAATATACTCAGCGGTGACGCAACAGACTTTAACGGCGGAACTACCGGAGGTTGGGGAAGCTGGGGTAGCAACAAAGACAGCCAGACCATTGAAGAAGGTGCAGGCTCGGACGGCACACCATGTATGGTATTGAAAAACTTAGGAGATGGTAATGCCTGGGAAGCACAATGTGGCTATACTCTCAGTGATTTTCTGCAAGTTGGTAAAACATACATGATTAAGTTCAAAGCTAAATCGACTTCAGGTGCCGGATATTTACAATTCCAATACCAGAACGGAACGACTTACGGCAGCCAAGGCGGATACAACGATTTTAATATCGGTACCGACTGGAATGACTTTGAATATGAATTTACCCCCGATTATGAAGATATAAACCGCATCATATTAAATTTTGGTAAGGTAGGCGCCACATATTACATCGATGATATTCAGTTCGGCCTTAAAGTAGAAGACCCGATGACTAATGTTCTATCCGGTGACAACAGTGACTTTGAAGGTGGTACAAAAGGCAGTTGGGGAAGCTGGGGTAACAATTCAACCACTTCGGTATCGGCAAGTGGAGAAGGCTACAACAGCAACTATTGTATTGTACTGGTTAATCCTACAGACGGAAGCGATTACTATGCAGCACAGTTGGCTTATACTTTTGACGATCCGTTGAAAGTAGGCGAAACCTATGTCATCCAGTTCTATGCCAAAACATCCCTGACAGGAGCCGGAGTACAGTTTGCAACTCAAAACAGCAATGACTATTCCGGTGAAGGATATCATGCCATTCCTTTAAGCAGTGAATGGGTATTATGCGAGCACGAATATACATGCTCCAAAGAAGGCATAAACCGCATCCTCATAAACTTTGGCAAGAATGCAGCTACTTTCTATTTAGACAATATCAAGTTTGGTGTAAAGAAAGCGACTGCACGTGCCCTAACCCGTGGAACTTCCATCACCTATGTTCCTAAATCAGCAGAAGAAAAGAAAGCCGCTTTACTCTCAGCTATGGAAGCGTGGATAAAAGGTATGGCTCAACATCCGGGAATGGAACGTGTCACTGAATGGGATGTTATCAACGAACCTATCGGCGATAACAGCAAATGGCGTGGATTCGACAATACCTTCATGGATGGAGATTCCGCACCTGTAGAAAACGAAGAAAGCGGCCTAACCTTGAACTGGGGCAATGAAGCCGGTAACGGACATTTCTACTGGGGTTACTACATTGGCAAGGAATATGCAACAAAGGCATTTGAATACGCACGCAAGTACTGTAGTACAGGAACCAAGCTGTATGTAAATGACTACAACCTCGAATCAAGTCCAAACAAACTGGCTGCTCTGATTGACTTTGTACAGTATATTGAAGATAATGGTCAGGAGGTAGACGGTATCGGTACTCAGATGCACGTATCATCCAGCATCACGAAAGATCAGGTAGACGCTATGTTCAAGACTATGGCTGCAACCGGCAAACTGATTCGAGTAACGGAATTGGACGTACAGGTAGGAACCACTACTCCATCGGCTGAACAGCTGGCCACACAGGCGGAAGTATATCAAATGATTTTTGACTCTTACCGGATTAATGTACCGCAGGCTCAACAATCAGGTATCACCATTTGGACGCTGACCGACAGCAAAAAAGAACATGAATACTGGCTGCCTAACGATGCACCGAACCTTTTCGACGCAAACTATGAACGCAAACATGCCTATAAAGGCGTATGCGATGGTATTGCCGGAAAAGATATCAGTGAAGATTTCAGCGGTGACGACTGGAAGAATGCGTATGAAACAGAAGGAGAAGAAACTCCGGCTGAATAA
- a CDS encoding glycan-binding surface protein, with translation MKNLKYIWLLCLALTAVCFASCDDDDNQDSKPIVITKIYLEDYKSAVPDREVQFARLGQLIRIEGSGFLGMKRVYINGYETFFNVAYVADNSMLITVDSKTPVVDAPDNVRNKIRLVKSGAELEYPFEIRSAAPSISRISNTLPQAQEKVTVYGTGLHETSKVTLPDGTEITANIESDEDGEWYSFTMPSGITASGSITSEGANGIAITPAYFNDSSCMILNFDGKGAQGSWSWSETGSMISADDLVNDPDDSGRGKCLQIVPDRLLTGNGVAAGKPRVTECWTVGAGEDETVDWTYMYSHIPATTALTDVAFQFDINVPDAWIGTGHIQICLFNNFNYGGIGSDDDGQRTAFYVPYIQDGAVVPFTTAGWQTVTIPFSEFGYYKKQLEEGTTTPTFQTVVDDRLAATYQNFGVGFVNTDFTYGGVSITSTLFKTKIYLDNWRVVPCASVTVSDFDDEE, from the coding sequence ATGAAAAACTTGAAATATATATGGCTCTTATGTCTTGCGCTGACCGCCGTCTGCTTCGCATCCTGCGACGACGATGACAATCAGGACAGTAAACCTATCGTAATCACAAAGATTTATCTGGAAGACTACAAGTCGGCAGTGCCCGACCGTGAAGTCCAGTTCGCCCGCCTGGGACAGTTGATCCGTATCGAGGGCAGCGGTTTCCTGGGGATGAAGCGGGTTTATATCAACGGCTATGAAACCTTCTTCAACGTGGCATACGTGGCCGATAACTCCATGCTAATTACCGTGGACAGCAAAACTCCCGTTGTAGATGCACCGGACAATGTACGCAATAAGATACGTCTGGTAAAATCGGGCGCGGAATTAGAGTACCCTTTTGAGATCCGCTCCGCAGCCCCCAGCATCTCACGCATCAGCAACACGCTGCCGCAAGCACAGGAAAAAGTGACTGTATATGGCACCGGACTGCACGAAACAAGTAAAGTGACCTTGCCCGACGGAACAGAAATCACCGCCAACATAGAAAGCGATGAAGATGGTGAATGGTATTCATTCACAATGCCTTCAGGTATCACAGCCAGCGGATCCATCACTTCGGAAGGCGCTAACGGTATCGCCATCACTCCCGCTTACTTCAATGACAGCAGTTGCATGATACTTAACTTCGACGGCAAAGGCGCACAAGGTTCGTGGAGCTGGAGCGAGACAGGCTCTATGATCAGTGCGGATGATCTTGTAAATGATCCGGATGATTCCGGTCGCGGCAAGTGCCTGCAGATTGTTCCGGACCGCCTGCTGACCGGAAATGGAGTAGCCGCTGGTAAACCGCGTGTTACCGAATGTTGGACAGTGGGTGCCGGTGAAGACGAAACGGTGGATTGGACCTACATGTATTCCCACATTCCGGCCACTACCGCCCTGACGGACGTCGCCTTCCAGTTTGACATCAATGTGCCCGATGCGTGGATCGGAACCGGACATATTCAGATCTGCCTATTCAATAATTTCAATTATGGAGGAATAGGTTCTGATGACGACGGACAGCGCACCGCATTCTATGTGCCTTACATCCAGGATGGCGCAGTAGTTCCTTTTACTACGGCTGGCTGGCAGACTGTTACTATTCCTTTCAGCGAATTCGGCTACTACAAGAAGCAATTGGAAGAGGGTACCACAACTCCTACTTTCCAGACAGTTGTCGATGACCGTCTGGCTGCCACATACCAGAACTTTGGTGTAGGTTTCGTGAATACCGACTTCACGTATGGCGGAGTAAGCATTACTTCCACACTCTTCAAGACGAAGATCTATCTGGACAACTGGCGCGTGGTTCCTTGCGCAAGCGTCACGGTTTCGGACTTCGACGATGAAGAATAA
- a CDS encoding RagB/SusD family nutrient uptake outer membrane protein, translated as MKSKLILIMALAGGMALASCEDFLDQENTTNLNQETFFDSDAAITAATAPLYNYVWSSFNEKAYYSMGDGRANNITAQYSDYIYPYTNLNETSLAAGLDDAWGAFYSVVAQANNTINNIRNHASANVSETAKTQGIAEARFMRGTAYWYLASLWGLAIIYENTSDLVNNYVVPANNRTDVMEFAIRDLEYAAAYLSDTPAQTGRVTKYSAFGMLSRVYLSMAGLTDNGEYNGSNIATDPNRGTRNTYYLDLAKKAALKVVGTPNYDLMDNYGDLFTYANNNCKEALFQLQWLSGSKDVLPWGSMQAITTFFGWSTMVTDATNWGGATYCSWDLWDEYDPKDVIRRHYSVASYGEHYPDMNVRGGGYTYGVTENRGSQGANIKKYVIGTNADNGVSYQQSSGLNTHMLRLAEVYLNLAEAILGNDASTTDPTALFYYNKVRTRAGMPTKATNEAITYEDLRYERRIELAFEGQYWYDLIRRSYYKQQEVVNYMNNQNRNASYDYNETTGKYEISEDYVAPGKGVATATASSLTLPVSDVDQNKNHYLSGTIETVPYAFGEREVSVADLYK; from the coding sequence ATGAAAAGCAAATTAATACTTATAATGGCTTTGGCCGGTGGAATGGCACTGGCAAGCTGCGAGGATTTTCTGGATCAGGAAAACACTACGAACCTCAACCAGGAAACTTTCTTCGACAGCGATGCGGCTATCACAGCTGCAACAGCTCCGCTTTACAACTATGTATGGTCCAGCTTCAACGAGAAAGCCTATTACTCCATGGGCGACGGTCGTGCCAATAACATCACCGCTCAATATTCGGACTATATCTATCCGTATACCAACCTGAACGAAACTTCACTCGCCGCCGGACTCGACGATGCTTGGGGAGCTTTCTACTCGGTAGTGGCGCAAGCCAACAATACGATCAACAACATCCGGAATCATGCTTCTGCCAACGTAAGTGAGACAGCCAAGACCCAAGGCATAGCCGAAGCACGCTTCATGCGCGGAACAGCCTATTGGTATCTGGCCTCCCTCTGGGGACTGGCCATCATCTACGAGAACACTTCTGACCTGGTGAACAACTACGTAGTTCCCGCCAACAACCGCACCGACGTGATGGAATTTGCCATCCGCGACCTGGAATATGCAGCCGCATATCTTTCGGACACTCCTGCACAGACCGGACGGGTCACCAAGTACAGTGCTTTCGGCATGCTCTCACGTGTATATCTCTCCATGGCCGGACTGACTGACAACGGCGAATACAATGGAAGCAACATAGCTACCGACCCGAACCGGGGTACGCGCAACACATATTATCTGGATCTGGCCAAAAAAGCAGCCTTGAAAGTTGTGGGCACTCCCAATTATGATCTGATGGATAACTATGGCGACCTCTTCACGTATGCAAACAACAATTGCAAAGAAGCGCTCTTCCAATTGCAATGGCTCTCCGGTTCCAAAGACGTTCTTCCCTGGGGAAGCATGCAGGCTATCACTACCTTCTTCGGCTGGTCTACTATGGTGACGGATGCCACCAACTGGGGCGGTGCCACTTATTGTTCCTGGGACTTATGGGACGAATATGATCCGAAAGATGTCATCCGCCGCCACTACTCTGTGGCTTCCTATGGCGAACATTATCCGGATATGAATGTCCGTGGCGGCGGCTACACGTATGGTGTGACCGAAAACCGCGGAAGCCAGGGTGCAAACATCAAGAAGTATGTGATCGGGACAAATGCCGACAATGGCGTAAGTTATCAGCAGAGTAGCGGTCTGAACACGCACATGCTCAGACTGGCGGAAGTTTATCTGAACCTGGCGGAAGCCATCCTGGGGAATGATGCTTCGACTACAGATCCTACAGCCTTATTCTATTATAACAAAGTGCGCACCCGTGCAGGCATGCCGACAAAGGCTACCAATGAAGCCATCACTTACGAGGATCTGCGCTACGAACGCCGCATCGAACTGGCCTTTGAAGGACAATACTGGTACGACTTAATCCGCCGCTCCTACTACAAACAGCAGGAAGTGGTGAACTACATGAACAACCAGAACCGCAACGCCAGCTACGACTATAACGAAACTACCGGAAAGTATGAAATCAGCGAAGATTACGTTGCTCCCGGAAAGGGTGTGGCCACAGCTACGGCCAGCAGCCTGACGCTTCCTGTTTCAGACGTAGACCAAAACAAGAACCACTATCTCAGCGGCACCATTGAAACCGTACCCTATGCTTTCGGTGAAAGAGAAGTGTCTGTAGCTGATTTATACAAATAA
- a CDS encoding SusC/RagA family TonB-linked outer membrane protein, translating into MKCTNYCFKPLGLLFLLCLIPLWAFSQNITVKGVVKDATGESVIGASVVQKGTSNGIITDIDGNFTLNVPSNSTIVISFVGYKTQEIPVAGKTQINVTMKEDTEMLDEVVVVGYGQMKRSDLTGSVVSVNDQAIKKSVPTSIDQVLQGRAAGVQIQANSGTPGASSAIRIRGINSLNATNQPIFVIDGVVVDAATDDETNNPLSSINPSDIVSMDVLKDASATAIYGARASNGVIMITTKRGQAGEATITYDSYIGWQNMPKHLDMMNLREYAEHHNARAAAGIVTQSSAFVRPDMLGEGTDWQDELFQNAMMTSHNLSITGGSDKATYAISAGYLDQDGIALGSGFKRLSLRGNLDAQVKKWLKAGINFSLADSKQKVGCDNNIIMNALQQQPSVAVTNADGGFDGPDDVWMPVNPVAYATIRDNYNKKINFRFNTYLEATLLDGLSFKTELSADYNLNKFYYYEPDYKFGVITNDTRTGRWTKTDTKYWSWRNILTYNKTFAQVHSINVMLGQEMSQSHWETQVSNATGYLSNSTKDPSAGDVSKSSGTGSQSDNSIASFFGRAFYSYDDRYLLTATLRRDGSSKFARGNRWGWFPSAALGWKLSNESFLKDNDVINNLKLRFGWGATGNQNVENWAYMAMLSSKTTPWGVGVLTGNTPNPELKWETTYSTNIGLDLSLFQNRIEFIADVYYKKTKDLLLQLPLPSYLGSAGAGSASNPWANVGSLENKGIELTLNTVNIDKKGFQWRSNFVFSLNRNKVLELDTESASIEKTYSVGSENSVVTRTVVGQPIGQFWGYKVIGRFDKAEDFYYKDKEGNVKPVALPAGSSIEEGKTWIGDYIFADLNNDGVIDNNDCTFIGNPEPKFTYGIGNTFSWKGFDLTIFLSGSYGNDVLNYNRRYIENPRVNSNLLKSAANYAVLERINPDGPDDFRNLRVANTSTTLPRISASTTNANNRVSDLYIEDGSYLRIQNISLGYTLPKKWVNKLNLQNVKVYANLQNVYTWTNYSGYDPEVGCMYGDALMNGLDYGRYPSPRIYTFGLNVSF; encoded by the coding sequence ATGAAATGCACAAATTATTGTTTTAAGCCTTTGGGGCTTCTATTCTTATTATGCCTGATACCTCTATGGGCATTTTCACAGAATATCACTGTGAAAGGTGTGGTGAAGGACGCCACAGGAGAATCGGTTATCGGTGCGAGCGTAGTGCAGAAAGGCACCAGCAACGGTATTATTACCGACATCGACGGTAACTTTACACTGAATGTTCCATCCAACAGTACCATCGTAATTTCATTTGTGGGCTACAAGACACAAGAAATTCCTGTAGCCGGGAAGACACAAATCAATGTTACGATGAAGGAAGATACTGAGATGCTGGACGAAGTCGTGGTAGTGGGTTACGGACAGATGAAACGTTCGGACCTGACGGGTTCGGTGGTATCTGTAAACGACCAGGCCATCAAGAAGTCCGTTCCGACTTCTATCGATCAGGTGTTGCAAGGCCGCGCTGCCGGTGTGCAGATTCAGGCAAACTCCGGTACACCGGGTGCAAGCTCTGCCATCCGTATCCGTGGTATCAACTCACTGAACGCCACCAACCAACCTATCTTCGTGATTGACGGAGTAGTAGTGGATGCCGCCACAGATGACGAAACGAATAACCCGCTGTCGAGCATCAACCCGTCGGACATTGTTTCAATGGACGTACTGAAAGATGCCTCCGCCACTGCCATCTACGGTGCACGTGCCTCAAACGGTGTCATCATGATTACTACCAAACGCGGACAAGCAGGTGAAGCCACCATCACTTATGACAGTTACATCGGCTGGCAGAATATGCCCAAGCACCTGGATATGATGAACCTGCGTGAATATGCCGAACATCACAATGCCCGTGCCGCAGCAGGTATCGTCACCCAAAGCAGCGCCTTCGTACGCCCCGACATGCTGGGTGAAGGAACCGACTGGCAGGACGAACTTTTCCAGAACGCTATGATGACCAGCCACAACCTGTCTATAACAGGCGGCAGCGATAAGGCTACTTATGCCATCAGTGCCGGTTATCTGGACCAGGATGGTATAGCGCTGGGCTCAGGCTTCAAACGCCTCTCCCTGCGCGGAAATCTTGATGCACAGGTAAAGAAGTGGCTGAAGGCGGGAATTAATTTCTCACTGGCAGACTCTAAACAAAAGGTAGGTTGCGACAACAATATTATTATGAATGCTTTGCAACAGCAGCCTTCCGTAGCAGTAACCAATGCTGATGGCGGTTTCGACGGACCGGACGACGTGTGGATGCCGGTGAACCCGGTAGCTTACGCAACCATTCGCGACAATTATAATAAGAAGATAAACTTCCGCTTTAATACTTATCTGGAAGCCACACTGCTGGACGGACTGTCATTCAAGACGGAGCTCTCTGCCGATTACAATCTGAATAAGTTCTATTATTACGAACCCGACTACAAGTTCGGGGTAATCACCAACGACACCCGTACCGGACGTTGGACAAAGACGGACACCAAATACTGGTCATGGCGCAATATCCTTACTTACAATAAGACCTTCGCACAAGTGCATAGCATCAACGTCATGCTGGGACAGGAAATGTCGCAGTCACATTGGGAAACACAGGTGAGCAACGCAACAGGCTACCTGAGCAACTCAACCAAAGACCCCAGTGCAGGTGACGTGTCCAAATCAAGCGGTACCGGATCACAGAGCGACAACTCCATCGCTTCATTCTTCGGACGCGCCTTCTATTCGTATGACGACCGCTATCTGCTTACCGCTACCCTGCGCCGCGACGGTTCTTCTAAATTCGCCCGCGGCAACCGTTGGGGATGGTTCCCGTCTGCTGCATTGGGTTGGAAACTTTCCAATGAATCTTTCCTGAAAGACAACGACGTGATCAATAACCTGAAACTCCGCTTCGGCTGGGGTGCAACAGGTAACCAGAATGTAGAGAACTGGGCTTATATGGCCATGCTTTCATCCAAAACCACCCCGTGGGGCGTAGGTGTGCTGACAGGAAACACCCCCAATCCCGAACTGAAATGGGAAACTACTTACTCCACCAACATCGGTTTGGACCTCAGTCTCTTCCAGAACCGCATCGAGTTCATTGCAGACGTATATTACAAGAAGACCAAAGATCTGCTGCTTCAACTTCCGTTACCCTCTTACCTCGGTTCGGCAGGTGCCGGTTCGGCCAGCAATCCATGGGCAAACGTCGGATCACTCGAAAATAAAGGTATAGAATTGACCTTGAACACAGTGAACATTGATAAGAAAGGGTTCCAATGGCGTTCTAACTTCGTATTCTCATTGAACCGCAACAAAGTCCTGGAACTGGATACGGAAAGCGCTTCTATCGAAAAGACCTACAGTGTAGGCAGCGAGAACAGCGTAGTGACCCGTACCGTTGTAGGGCAGCCTATCGGACAATTCTGGGGATACAAAGTGATCGGCCGTTTCGACAAAGCCGAAGACTTCTATTATAAAGATAAAGAGGGGAACGTGAAACCCGTCGCTCTGCCTGCCGGTTCTTCCATCGAAGAAGGAAAGACCTGGATCGGCGACTACATCTTTGCCGACCTGAACAATGACGGTGTCATCGACAACAACGACTGTACCTTCATCGGTAATCCCGAACCCAAGTTTACTTACGGCATCGGCAATACATTCTCCTGGAAAGGTTTCGACCTGACTATTTTCCTCTCCGGCTCTTACGGTAACGATGTGCTGAACTACAATCGCCGTTACATAGAAAACCCGCGCGTAAACAGCAACCTGCTGAAGAGCGCAGCCAACTATGCCGTATTGGAAAGAATAAACCCGGACGGTCCGGATGATTTCCGCAACCTGCGTGTGGCTAACACAAGCACCACTCTGCCGCGCATCTCGGCTTCTACCACGAATGCCAACAACCGCGTCAGCGACCTTTACATCGAAGACGGCTCGTACCTGCGTATTCAAAACATCTCATTGGGCTACACACTCCCCAAGAAGTGGGTGAACAAGCTGAACCTGCAGAATGTGAAAGTATATGCCAACCTGCAAAACGTATACACATGGACCAACTACTCCGGTTACGACCCCGAAGTGGGCTGTATGTATGGCGATGCTCTGATGAACGGTCTGGACTACGGCCGCTATCCCTCACCGCGTATTTATACATTCGGTTTAAACGTTTCTTTCTAA